In the genome of Bacteroidales bacterium, one region contains:
- a CDS encoding DUF1080 domain-containing protein — protein sequence MKKCNYLVILTVVFFSACQTRHNVLTEAEKAEGWQLLFDGETLNGWRNYNGTELTAPWVVEDGTLSALGKGSDENGYIVTNQPYENFELLFDWKISEGGNSGLLYHVLERPGYNVPYLTGPEFQIIDNIGFPGKLENWQMACADYAMYPADLSKATLKPAMEWNTYRIVFDNGHVEHWLNGVKVVEFKAWSEDWFVKKNSGKWENAPEYGLAHKGVFCLQDHGDRSWFRNIKVKELPRKPKKDISLFNGRDLTGWEIYGTEKWYVNDEGLLVCESGPNKEYGYLATREYYNDFELTADFRQVADGNSGIFFRSHIESGVKISGWQVEVSPPGYDTGGIYESYGRDWLVQIPDEKENILKMGEWNTMRIRVKGDQVSTWLNGTQMVDITDEKIGREQGRIALQIHDGGGIKVFWKNLKLKEL from the coding sequence ATGAAAAAGTGTAATTATCTTGTAATTTTAACTGTTGTCTTTTTTTCGGCCTGCCAGACCAGGCACAATGTACTTACCGAAGCTGAAAAAGCGGAAGGTTGGCAATTATTATTTGACGGTGAAACGTTGAACGGATGGCGTAATTATAACGGCACTGAACTTACCGCTCCATGGGTAGTGGAGGATGGAACGCTGTCCGCCCTTGGAAAAGGAAGTGATGAAAACGGGTATATTGTTACCAACCAACCATACGAAAATTTCGAGCTCTTGTTTGATTGGAAAATTTCCGAAGGTGGAAACAGCGGGCTTTTGTACCATGTCCTAGAACGTCCGGGATATAATGTACCTTATCTTACCGGACCGGAATTCCAGATTATCGACAACATCGGGTTCCCCGGAAAACTGGAAAACTGGCAGATGGCCTGTGCCGATTATGCCATGTATCCTGCCGATTTAAGCAAAGCGACTTTGAAACCTGCTATGGAATGGAACACATACAGGATTGTATTTGATAACGGTCATGTAGAGCATTGGCTGAATGGCGTAAAAGTAGTAGAATTTAAGGCGTGGAGCGAAGACTGGTTCGTAAAGAAAAACAGTGGAAAATGGGAAAATGCTCCTGAATACGGATTAGCCCATAAAGGTGTATTTTGCCTGCAGGATCATGGGGATCGTTCCTGGTTCCGTAATATCAAGGTAAAGGAACTTCCGCGTAAACCGAAAAAAGATATCAGTCTGTTCAACGGCAGGGATTTAACCGGATGGGAAATATACGGCACAGAAAAATGGTATGTAAACGACGAAGGACTGCTTGTATGTGAAAGCGGACCCAACAAAGAATATGGCTACCTGGCTACAAGGGAATATTATAATGATTTTGAATTGACTGCCGATTTCAGACAAGTGGCTGACGGGAACAGCGGCATTTTCTTCCGTTCGCACATCGAATCGGGAGTGAAAATATCCGGATGGCAGGTTGAAGTATCACCTCCGGGATATGATACCGGTGGTATATATGAATCATATGGCAGAGACTGGTTGGTTCAGATACCGGACGAAAAGGAAAATATCCTGAAAATGGGCGAATGGAATACTATGCGCATCCGTGTAAAAGGTGACCAGGTGAGTACATGGCTGAACGGCACCCAGATGGTGGATATAACCGATGAAAAAATAGGCAGGGAACAGGGGCGGATCGCCCTGCAGATCCATGATGGTGGCGGAATAAAGGTATTCTGGAAAAATCTGAAATTGAAAGAATTGTAA
- a CDS encoding RagB/SusD family nutrient uptake outer membrane protein, with translation MKNPITKICIVLFAVCTIGCSDYLDVVPDDVPRIEHAFSNRETTERFLYSCYSFLPNIIHMWNYPAYFNSLDEFNISGFALQNFQTTPAGKISFGGQNSDDPLQNYWSGGNGGTNLFLAIRQCNIFLEEIHHPRDIEEQERNRWIGEVTFLKAYYHFFLLQLYGPIPLIKENIPLSAPPEDTWVFREPVDECVDYIVELLDNASPNLPVIIANPIEEDGRITRPIALAVKAKVLALAASPLFNGNPDYESWVDSRNKQLISSTYSREKWVRAANAIKSAIDTCHMAGLALYRYDKMSMANTSAMNDSLIKLMHVRKGLTERWNKGIIWTDTRPVGDLQSLCIPIMNAIDIGKITPRFYASFDMTELFYTNKGIPITEDPDWNYDARYQLRVSTSEANNGTYIPINERTVALHFDREPRFYANLGFDRGFFEMSNLTNNRGKTFTPFLKARLGDVSNYESPIAYYIKKLVAYESGANATGGYVLDRYLFPVVRLADLYLLYSEALNEVSDNPNEEVYHWIDQVRAVTGLKGVVDSWANSLYPDRPSDKKEMRKIIHQERMIELAFEGQRFWDVRRWKRINEFWSLPGKNWNNSGRTAEDYYTMVQIREPRKISVKDYLWPISLDDLRINRNLVQTWGW, from the coding sequence ATGAAAAATCCTATTACAAAAATCTGCATTGTCCTTTTTGCAGTTTGTACTATTGGCTGTAGTGACTACCTGGATGTTGTTCCCGATGACGTACCACGGATCGAACACGCATTCTCCAACCGGGAAACGACGGAACGATTCCTCTATTCCTGTTATTCCTTCCTGCCTAATATAATCCATATGTGGAATTACCCTGCCTATTTTAATAGCCTCGATGAGTTTAACATTTCTGGGTTTGCCCTCCAGAATTTTCAGACTACTCCAGCAGGAAAGATCAGTTTTGGCGGACAAAATTCCGATGATCCGCTTCAAAATTATTGGTCAGGAGGCAATGGCGGTACAAACCTGTTCTTAGCCATCCGCCAGTGTAATATTTTTCTCGAGGAGATTCATCATCCACGCGATATAGAGGAACAGGAAAGAAACCGGTGGATTGGCGAAGTCACCTTCCTGAAAGCATATTATCATTTCTTCCTGTTGCAATTATATGGTCCTATCCCGTTAATCAAGGAGAATATTCCCTTATCTGCTCCTCCTGAGGATACGTGGGTGTTTCGTGAACCGGTGGATGAATGTGTAGATTATATTGTTGAACTTCTTGATAATGCTTCTCCAAATCTACCTGTGATCATTGCCAATCCGATCGAAGAAGACGGCAGGATCACACGTCCTATTGCCCTGGCTGTAAAAGCAAAAGTTCTGGCTTTGGCTGCAAGTCCTTTGTTCAACGGGAATCCTGATTACGAAAGCTGGGTCGATTCAAGAAATAAACAATTAATATCTTCCACTTATAGCAGAGAAAAATGGGTAAGAGCAGCTAATGCGATAAAATCAGCCATAGATACCTGTCATATGGCCGGATTAGCGCTTTACCGGTATGATAAGATGTCCATGGCCAATACCAGTGCGATGAACGACAGCCTGATCAAACTGATGCATGTCAGGAAAGGTCTCACCGAAAGATGGAATAAAGGGATCATCTGGACAGACACCAGGCCGGTCGGTGATCTTCAGAGTTTATGTATTCCGATCATGAATGCTATCGATATTGGTAAAATAACACCTCGTTTCTACGCCTCATTTGATATGACAGAGTTATTCTATACCAATAAAGGTATTCCTATCACCGAAGATCCGGACTGGAATTACGATGCCCGTTATCAGTTACGTGTATCTACCTCTGAAGCAAATAATGGAACTTACATTCCAATAAATGAAAGAACAGTTGCCCTCCATTTTGACAGGGAGCCCCGGTTTTATGCAAATCTGGGATTCGACAGGGGCTTTTTCGAAATGTCCAACCTGACCAACAACAGGGGAAAAACCTTTACTCCTTTCTTAAAGGCCAGATTAGGAGATGTGTCCAACTATGAATCCCCTATTGCCTATTATATCAAGAAATTAGTAGCTTATGAGTCAGGTGCGAATGCAACCGGAGGATATGTACTGGATAGGTACCTTTTCCCGGTCGTTAGGCTTGCAGATCTTTACCTGCTCTACAGCGAAGCGCTGAATGAAGTGTCTGACAATCCTAATGAGGAAGTATATCATTGGATCGACCAGGTAAGAGCCGTTACCGGACTGAAAGGTGTTGTTGATTCATGGGCAAATTCCCTGTATCCCGATCGCCCATCCGATAAAAAGGAAATGCGGAAAATCATCCATCAGGAGCGAATGATTGAACTGGCTTTCGAAGGTCAACGTTTTTGGGATGTACGGCGATGGAAACGAATCAATGAATTCTGGTCTCTTCCGGGAAAGAATTGGAACAATTCCGGACGTACCGCAGAAGATTATTATACGATGGTTCAAATCAGGGAACCACGTAAAATATCTGTAAAAGATTATCTCTGGCCTATCAGCCTCGATGATTTGAGAATAAATAGGAATTTAGTACAAACATGGGGATGGTAA
- a CDS encoding sialate O-acetylesterase — protein MKKIYFTISLLLCFTFHSFSEVKLASCYGENMVLQRDQDIIIRGTSDPEEQIVVSFLDTKAETTADKEGRWNVRFDACPYGGPHQMIIKGANNSIEFNNILIGDVWLCSGQSNMVWSVGQSANPEFEIANASYPHIRLFLTPGRWSFDPRHETSGSWNECNSKNIQSFSAVAYFFAREIYLQTGIPQGLICSAWGASEIEPWLSPKAIDNLDKELKDHYQYTPENYPSKVKEILTRNPERIWDYNPNLYPGVLYNGMIHPFIGFRLKGILWYQGENNAHVQRSDEYKFLFPVLINDWRERWGYELPFYWVQLPSYIPPSVPEGHISWTVLRESQHAALSLPQTGEAVTIDIGDANDVHPRNKQDVGYRLALIALNKLYGRNVIYSGPIYKSVRFQGNKAFLKFDCMGSCLSNRYPNGELKGFSIAGKDQVFEQAKAQVKNCNRLEIYSDKIKKPRYVRYAWENCPLEANLINTEGLPAAPFRTDHIPEK, from the coding sequence ATGAAGAAAATTTATTTTACCATTTCATTGCTTTTGTGTTTCACCTTCCACTCATTTTCTGAAGTGAAATTAGCTTCCTGCTATGGTGAAAATATGGTTCTTCAGCGGGATCAGGATATTATAATCCGGGGAACATCTGATCCGGAAGAACAAATTGTGGTTTCATTTCTGGATACCAAGGCAGAAACTACAGCAGATAAAGAGGGTAGGTGGAATGTCAGGTTTGATGCTTGTCCATACGGCGGCCCGCATCAGATGATCATTAAAGGAGCGAATAATAGCATAGAGTTTAATAATATATTAATTGGCGATGTATGGCTCTGCAGCGGCCAGTCTAATATGGTCTGGTCTGTCGGGCAATCAGCTAATCCGGAATTTGAAATAGCTAATGCATCATATCCTCATATCCGGTTATTTTTAACTCCTGGACGGTGGTCTTTTGATCCCCGGCATGAAACATCGGGTTCCTGGAACGAGTGTAATAGCAAGAATATCCAATCCTTCTCGGCGGTAGCCTATTTTTTTGCACGGGAAATATATCTGCAAACCGGAATTCCGCAGGGACTGATCTGTTCAGCATGGGGCGCCAGTGAAATTGAACCCTGGTTAAGCCCTAAAGCAATTGATAATTTAGACAAAGAGTTAAAAGACCACTATCAGTATACACCAGAAAATTATCCGTCGAAAGTAAAGGAAATCCTTACGCGGAATCCGGAAAGAATCTGGGATTATAATCCGAATCTGTATCCCGGCGTTTTGTACAACGGGATGATCCATCCTTTTATTGGGTTCCGCCTTAAAGGAATACTTTGGTACCAGGGAGAGAATAACGCACATGTCCAACGCTCCGATGAATATAAATTCCTTTTCCCTGTTTTGATCAATGACTGGCGTGAACGTTGGGGGTATGAACTTCCTTTCTATTGGGTACAGTTACCATCGTATATTCCTCCATCTGTCCCGGAAGGTCATATTTCCTGGACTGTGTTGAGGGAATCACAACATGCAGCGCTGAGCTTGCCTCAGACAGGCGAAGCTGTTACCATTGATATTGGCGATGCCAATGATGTTCATCCCCGTAACAAACAAGATGTTGGCTACCGTTTAGCTTTAATTGCGCTAAATAAATTATATGGCAGGAATGTCATTTATTCGGGACCAATTTATAAATCTGTTCGTTTTCAAGGCAATAAAGCCTTTTTAAAATTCGATTGTATGGGTTCATGCCTATCAAACAGGTATCCAAATGGAGAATTAAAAGGTTTCTCAATCGCCGGAAAAGATCAAGTGTTCGAGCAAGCCAAAGCCCAGGTTAAGAATTGTAACCGCCTGGAAATTTATTCTGATAAGATAAAAAAACCTCGATATGTCCGTTATGCCTGGGAAAATTGTCCGTTAGAAGCCAATCTTATAAATACGGAAGGATTACCTGCTGCGCCGTTTCGGACAGATCATATACCGGAAAAATGA
- a CDS encoding DUF4959 domain-containing protein produces the protein MNHFKIYLLLFLFIHIAYACKDDKNESDQPVAITDYEVTPINGGAIITYAIPNDPDILCVTAEYTRNGEHFTERSSYHKNSIRIEGFRASESESVTVTLYTENQNEIRSEPLVVNFTPLQALVDLAKESISFTTSFGGIILNWENLMKTELNIHLMAFVDGELKKDEIYFSSLPNDKRSYRGYDPVETTFAVVVGDKWKNISDTVYYNTTPMFELEVPKPWGDMRLYCKGDNLTELQASHAFPKFFDGIIGSHTYGYLNQPLSEGASFTFDMKEVFKLSRFKFWPSLRGYTEVIDVYGNVNITEFEMWGSPVLDTNKPDSYWMENDDPSGTFKEDWEYLGYFVRERLDLLGASNDEIWQRGAVDGDEFELPLELNPVRYIRFFPRATADGKPIPNNYWQLGELSFFGTNEIE, from the coding sequence ATGAATCATTTTAAAATATACCTGTTACTATTTTTATTTATCCATATTGCATATGCGTGTAAGGATGATAAAAATGAATCTGATCAACCCGTTGCTATTACCGATTATGAAGTAACCCCGATTAATGGAGGGGCGATCATTACATATGCTATTCCGAATGATCCGGATATTTTATGCGTGACAGCAGAATATACGAGGAATGGAGAGCATTTTACCGAACGTTCTTCCTATCATAAAAACTCGATACGTATTGAAGGTTTCAGGGCATCGGAATCAGAATCGGTAACTGTTACACTTTATACTGAAAATCAGAATGAAATCCGCTCCGAACCTCTGGTCGTGAACTTTACCCCACTTCAGGCTTTAGTTGACCTGGCAAAAGAGTCCATCAGCTTTACGACTTCTTTCGGCGGTATTATTCTAAATTGGGAGAATCTGATGAAAACGGAACTGAATATCCATCTTATGGCTTTCGTAGACGGTGAGCTAAAAAAAGATGAAATATACTTTTCATCACTTCCAAATGATAAACGTTCTTATCGCGGATATGACCCGGTAGAAACTACTTTTGCCGTTGTGGTTGGAGATAAATGGAAGAATATATCCGATACCGTTTATTATAACACAACTCCCATGTTTGAATTAGAAGTGCCAAAACCCTGGGGAGATATGAGACTATACTGTAAAGGGGATAATCTCACTGAATTACAGGCCTCTCACGCCTTCCCAAAGTTTTTTGACGGAATTATAGGATCTCACACCTACGGTTACCTGAATCAACCTCTTTCGGAAGGAGCCTCATTCACTTTCGATATGAAAGAAGTTTTTAAACTGAGCCGTTTTAAATTCTGGCCCAGTTTACGGGGATATACTGAAGTTATTGATGTTTATGGCAATGTGAACATTACCGAATTTGAAATGTGGGGGTCACCTGTATTGGATACGAATAAACCTGACTCTTATTGGATGGAAAATGACGATCCTTCCGGAACCTTCAAAGAGGATTGGGAATATCTTGGTTATTTTGTTCGCGAAAGGCTCGATTTACTGGGCGCCAGTAATGATGAAATCTGGCAAAGGGGTGCAGTAGATGGAGATGAATTTGAATTACCGCTGGAATTGAACCCGGTCCGGTACATACGTTTCTTCCCCCGCGCCACGGCGGATGGCAAGCCTATTCCCAATAATTACTGGCAATTGGGTGAGTTGAGTTTCTTTGGTACCAATGAAATCGAATAA
- a CDS encoding DUF4998 domain-containing protein, with protein MKNIFLGILMIISFISSGCSDMDDIHQDYLDEGEKTYLGMTDSLTALSGEGRIKLKWYINADPKIEQTVIYWNMRQDSVVKTIVRTENGVQADSTIINNLPEGNYSFELFNKNTRGDRSLFSTVQGVSYGDSYRETLKNRNITTMKILAYNKNEQTSDVEIVWGPTLPETLGAKISYKKRSSGEQMVIFVKADASSTILTDVGNGLNDPADILEISTRYYQENALDTIISYPQKEQICIYSASGTRSDYGNDGTFKESTSYSDILKMLRRVSAFNATDAYDCNRVAEFATSSNTLFRMTFQGNQVKTEGYFNGLLNTISDVENGEFIPEQQKVKLKYQFLQNDGSYSIVEEELLPADITFPVVPDKVYSFGANKDGLFFTRGDDLLQVDPSGDLWLYKPQVDKTFAAPTKIASGWTGFASVFYLPDNRIMRFDLDKVDCAIIEDENYTLSYVPFFGSGWAGLSINRLMPFKDFALIMTDVSGAFKKIGISQSNSWLGGFDNISTGFQNYRKIIPYDNAVLLIDQSGDLWMMPLSDDFVLGSRVNLGSGWNKYIDVIKQGTTLLCLDENGDLWRYDFNPDLSWNID; from the coding sequence ATGAAAAACATATTTTTAGGGATATTGATGATCATATCCTTTATATCTTCCGGATGTAGTGATATGGACGACATTCATCAGGATTATCTTGATGAAGGAGAGAAGACATACCTGGGCATGACCGATAGCCTGACCGCTTTATCAGGAGAAGGCAGGATAAAACTCAAATGGTACATTAATGCCGACCCCAAGATAGAGCAAACCGTGATCTACTGGAATATGCGCCAGGACTCTGTTGTTAAAACCATTGTAAGAACAGAAAATGGAGTACAGGCGGATTCTACAATCATCAATAATTTGCCTGAGGGTAATTATTCTTTTGAACTGTTCAATAAGAATACAAGAGGTGATCGTTCATTGTTTTCGACAGTTCAGGGAGTATCATATGGCGATAGTTACAGGGAAACATTGAAAAACAGGAATATCACGACGATGAAAATCCTTGCTTACAACAAGAATGAACAAACTTCCGATGTTGAAATTGTATGGGGACCTACTCTTCCGGAAACACTTGGGGCGAAAATTTCTTATAAAAAACGTTCTTCCGGCGAGCAAATGGTGATATTTGTTAAAGCTGATGCATCAAGCACCATACTAACCGATGTAGGAAACGGATTGAATGATCCTGCGGATATTCTGGAAATATCTACCCGGTATTATCAGGAAAACGCTTTGGATACCATTATTTCTTACCCTCAAAAAGAACAGATATGTATTTACTCCGCGTCCGGAACCCGTTCCGATTATGGAAATGATGGAACTTTCAAAGAAAGCACGTCGTACAGTGATATACTAAAGATGCTTAGAAGGGTCTCAGCATTTAATGCAACAGATGCTTACGACTGTAACCGTGTGGCTGAATTTGCGACTTCATCCAATACTTTGTTTCGAATGACATTTCAAGGTAACCAGGTAAAAACAGAGGGGTATTTCAATGGATTACTTAATACAATATCCGATGTTGAAAACGGTGAATTTATACCGGAACAGCAGAAGGTGAAATTGAAATATCAATTTCTACAGAATGATGGAAGTTACTCCATTGTAGAAGAAGAATTATTACCGGCAGATATTACTTTTCCCGTCGTTCCCGATAAAGTATATAGTTTCGGGGCAAACAAGGACGGACTGTTCTTCACCAGAGGAGATGATTTGCTACAAGTTGATCCATCAGGAGATTTGTGGTTATATAAACCTCAAGTAGACAAAACATTCGCTGCGCCTACGAAGATAGCATCAGGATGGACCGGTTTTGCTTCGGTATTTTATTTACCAGACAACAGGATCATGAGGTTTGATCTGGATAAGGTAGATTGTGCCATCATTGAAGATGAGAACTACACTCTTAGCTATGTACCATTTTTTGGTTCCGGATGGGCTGGATTGAGCATCAACAGATTAATGCCGTTTAAGGATTTCGCGCTCATTATGACCGATGTTTCCGGTGCATTTAAAAAGATTGGTATCAGCCAAAGCAACTCGTGGTTGGGTGGTTTTGACAACATCAGCACAGGATTTCAAAATTACCGGAAGATCATTCCTTACGATAACGCAGTTTTATTGATCGATCAATCCGGCGATTTATGGATGATGCCTTTATCCGACGATTTTGTATTGGGTAGCCGGGTGAATCTGGGCAGCGGATGGAATAAATATATCGACGTAATCAAACAAGGAACGACTTTGCTCTGTTTGGATGAAAATGGCGATCTATGGCGTTATGATTTTAATCCTGATCTGTCCTGGAATATTGATTAA
- a CDS encoding family 10 glycosylhydrolase — protein sequence MPIIIFQSLKERFSIISLSVIVFSFMIILFSGCVRKSQQSQFEVRALWVDPPGFKDKETVDGLIEKCRKAGINTIIPDIMLRENVWFKSVNFAGKVNADDQFDPLEYLIKKAHADGIKVQAWSCVYHSIAKYPEWNSKPFASDNYNGGFLSAAHPDVNPYLLSVLRELLNYDIDGIHLDYTRYWNAAFDYSDAACNRFRASHGFNPKDFLDHPERIVPPDKDVYPVRVLCPLKMAEWEMGSVERNLNRTEIGYAYLSEQTANIDALKTPGLLIVSYYHQVPADMINALERFVNRGGDIVWMDPTSDLFNKQEFNALTGITGARYFGLDRMKFRTLDDHPFGKLFDTLQVKIDGNLLTEGEAEVIACTDSGEPVIRILQKGKGHVMTVGLGVMDSGSQEIIQLLIDIITGFKTQAGITGPDLMAEKRKLWIDWRASFPLDLVCELNKMIKEKNPDLLLTAAAGVGPQEYYSIYRDGRDWLIENIVDYIFPMNYTEEIDDLQDILDEQLFHTPDDMSDRIYPGLQLYTFRNNNAASIDASIVDEQIGLIKQYGYRGFCLFAYSYFSDEIIEVVKKYSQ from the coding sequence ATGCCCATAATTATTTTCCAATCCCTTAAAGAAAGGTTCAGCATAATTAGTCTTTCGGTAATTGTATTTTCATTCATGATCATTCTCTTTTCAGGATGTGTCAGGAAGTCACAACAGTCTCAATTTGAAGTTCGTGCGCTTTGGGTCGATCCGCCCGGCTTTAAAGATAAAGAAACAGTAGACGGGCTGATCGAAAAATGCCGGAAAGCAGGTATTAATACCATTATTCCGGACATTATGCTGCGTGAAAATGTTTGGTTTAAATCAGTCAACTTCGCAGGAAAAGTAAATGCAGATGACCAGTTCGACCCGCTTGAGTATTTGATTAAAAAAGCGCATGCGGATGGAATAAAGGTTCAAGCCTGGAGCTGTGTTTATCATTCAATCGCTAAATATCCCGAATGGAATAGTAAACCTTTTGCATCCGATAATTATAATGGCGGTTTCCTATCAGCGGCACACCCTGACGTAAATCCATATTTATTATCAGTACTCAGGGAATTGTTAAATTATGATATCGATGGTATACATCTTGACTATACACGCTACTGGAATGCTGCCTTTGATTATTCGGATGCTGCCTGCAACCGTTTCAGGGCTTCCCATGGTTTTAATCCGAAAGATTTTCTTGATCATCCTGAAAGAATTGTTCCCCCGGATAAGGACGTTTATCCTGTCAGGGTCCTGTGCCCTCTGAAAATGGCTGAATGGGAAATGGGATCCGTTGAACGTAACCTTAACCGTACGGAAATTGGTTATGCTTATCTATCGGAACAGACGGCCAATATCGATGCTTTGAAAACACCGGGATTGCTTATTGTAAGTTATTACCATCAAGTCCCGGCAGATATGATCAATGCCCTGGAAAGATTTGTAAATCGTGGTGGAGATATAGTGTGGATGGATCCTACAAGTGATTTATTCAATAAGCAGGAATTTAATGCGCTCACAGGAATTACCGGAGCCCGTTATTTCGGGTTGGATCGCATGAAATTCCGGACTTTGGATGATCATCCGTTTGGAAAGCTTTTCGATACCTTACAGGTAAAGATCGATGGTAATCTGCTGACGGAAGGAGAAGCTGAAGTCATTGCCTGCACAGATTCCGGTGAACCGGTCATCCGGATCCTTCAAAAGGGTAAGGGACATGTTATGACAGTAGGTTTGGGAGTAATGGATAGTGGTTCGCAAGAGATTATTCAACTGTTGATAGATATCATTACCGGCTTTAAAACACAGGCTGGTATCACCGGGCCCGACTTAATGGCCGAAAAGCGTAAACTGTGGATTGACTGGAGAGCCAGCTTTCCTCTGGATTTGGTCTGTGAACTAAACAAAATGATCAAAGAGAAAAATCCGGACCTGCTTCTTACAGCTGCCGCGGGAGTTGGTCCGCAGGAATATTACAGTATTTACCGTGATGGCCGCGACTGGCTGATCGAAAACATTGTCGATTATATTTTTCCCATGAATTACACCGAAGAAATCGATGACCTGCAGGATATTCTGGATGAGCAGTTATTTCATACGCCTGATGATATGTCTGATAGAATATATCCCGGATTACAATTGTATACTTTCAGAAATAATAACGCCGCTTCTATAGATGCTTCTATCGTAGACGAACAAATCGGATTAATAAAGCAATACGGTTACCGGGGATTTTGCTTATTCGCATACTCTTATTTTTCAGATGAAATAATAGAGGTCGTAAAAAAGTATAGTCAATAA